One part of the Pannonibacter sp. XCT-53 genome encodes these proteins:
- the murB gene encoding UDP-N-acetylmuramate dehydrogenase has translation MSPDRLLIRLGAAIHGIRGRVSGDAPLSSVTWLRAGGPASVLFQPADEEDLASFLQQLPDDVPVLVIGLGSNLLIRDGGFDGVVIRLTGKGFGAIDRAGETGIRAGAAVPDKRLAEFAAEAGLGGFAFYAGIPGAVGGALRMNAGAHGTETRDRVVEVTAIDRQGRRHVLSLADMGYAYRHSSAPADLIFTSALFEGVPTPVETIRAEMAEVTAHREKAQPIREKTGGSTFKNPEGTSAWKVIDAAGCRGLTIGGAQMSQMHCNFMINTGTATGHDLELLGETVRRRVRETSGILLEWEIKRLGAFLPGQAVTPFLD, from the coding sequence GTGAGTCCGGATCGTCTCCTGATCCGCCTCGGCGCCGCGATCCACGGCATTCGTGGCCGGGTCTCGGGCGATGCCCCGCTCTCCTCCGTCACGTGGCTGCGTGCGGGCGGGCCGGCCAGCGTGCTGTTCCAGCCGGCCGACGAGGAGGATCTTGCCAGCTTCCTGCAGCAGCTGCCCGACGACGTGCCGGTGCTCGTCATCGGTCTCGGCTCCAATCTCTTGATCCGCGATGGTGGCTTTGACGGCGTCGTCATCCGCCTCACCGGCAAGGGCTTCGGCGCGATTGACCGTGCTGGCGAGACGGGCATTCGCGCCGGTGCCGCCGTTCCCGACAAGCGCCTCGCCGAGTTTGCGGCCGAAGCCGGTCTTGGCGGCTTTGCCTTCTATGCCGGCATTCCGGGGGCGGTCGGCGGCGCGCTGCGCATGAATGCCGGTGCCCATGGCACAGAGACCCGCGACCGGGTGGTCGAGGTCACGGCCATCGACCGGCAGGGCCGGCGTCACGTCTTGTCCCTGGCCGACATGGGCTATGCCTATCGCCACTCTTCGGCGCCCGCCGACCTGATCTTCACCTCGGCCCTGTTCGAGGGCGTGCCGACGCCCGTCGAGACGATCCGGGCGGAGATGGCGGAGGTGACGGCGCACCGCGAGAAGGCGCAGCCGATCCGCGAGAAGACCGGGGGCTCCACGTTCAAGAACCCGGAGGGCACCTCGGCCTGGAAGGTCATCGATGCGGCAGGATGTCGCGGCCTGACCATCGGCGGGGCGCAGATGTCGCAGATGCACTGCAACTTCATGATCAACACCGGCACCGCCACGGGCCATGATCTGGAGCTTCTGGGCGAGACAGTGCGCCGGCGGGTGCGCGAAACCTCGGGCATCCTGCTGGAATGGGAGATCAAGCGCCTGGGCGCTTTCCTGCCCGGACAGGCGGTGACACCCTTCCTCGACTGA
- a CDS encoding D-alanine--D-alanine ligase has translation MTGKHVAVLMGGWAHERPVSLSSGNACAEALESRGFRVTRVDVGRDVAARLADLRPDVAFNALHGPFGEDGCIQGVLEILGIPYTHSGVMASALAMNKVKAKAVMAAAGVPVTRHVVVNRHDIGREHPIEPPYVLKPINEGSSFGVLIVKADAPHPPQELYRPDWPYADILMCETYIPGRELTCAVMGDRVLGVIDIVPKGHGFYDYEAKYAKGGSDHILPAKISPFVYQEVQKLTLTAHRALGCRGVSRADFRFDEQPDGSGALICLEVNTQPGMTPTSLVPELAAHEGMSFGDLVTWMVEDASCSR, from the coding sequence ATGACGGGTAAACATGTAGCGGTGCTGATGGGTGGTTGGGCGCACGAGCGGCCTGTCAGCCTTTCATCGGGCAACGCCTGTGCCGAGGCGCTGGAATCGCGCGGCTTTCGCGTGACCCGCGTGGATGTCGGTCGCGATGTCGCCGCGCGCCTGGCCGACCTGCGCCCCGACGTTGCCTTCAACGCCCTGCATGGCCCCTTCGGCGAGGACGGCTGCATCCAGGGTGTGCTGGAAATCCTCGGCATTCCCTACACCCATTCGGGGGTGATGGCCTCCGCACTCGCCATGAACAAGGTCAAGGCCAAGGCCGTGATGGCGGCTGCGGGCGTTCCCGTGACGCGCCATGTGGTCGTCAACCGGCACGACATCGGCCGCGAGCATCCGATCGAGCCGCCCTATGTGCTGAAGCCGATCAACGAGGGGTCCAGTTTCGGTGTCCTGATCGTCAAGGCCGATGCGCCGCATCCGCCGCAGGAACTTTACCGCCCCGACTGGCCCTATGCCGACATCCTGATGTGCGAAACCTACATTCCCGGGCGCGAACTCACCTGCGCGGTGATGGGCGACCGGGTGCTTGGCGTTATTGACATTGTGCCAAAAGGACACGGTTTCTACGATTATGAAGCCAAGTATGCGAAAGGTGGGTCTGACCACATCCTTCCTGCAAAAATTTCACCCTTTGTTTACCAAGAAGTACAGAAACTTACCCTGACGGCGCATCGTGCGCTCGGATGCCGGGGTGTTTCTCGGGCGGATTTCCGCTTCGACGAGCAGCCGGACGGCTCCGGGGCCCTGATCTGTCTTGAGGTTAACACTCAACCCGGAATGACCCCGACCTCTCTGGTCCCGGAACTCGCCGCCCACGAGGGCATGAGTTTCGGAGACCTCGTCACCTGGATGGTGGAGGACGCAAGTTGCTCTCGCTGA
- a CDS encoding cell division protein FtsQ/DivIB gives MLSLRRKAKEDTAFPLEAELAPRGRGVARLHQRPLWRQAGRLAELPRGTGSVAAVAFLAATITYGVILGGYGRMVSEALISAAGFGIETVKLSGQRETSDYQILSTLGIEDGASMVMFDVDGARERLTQIPWIKSASVMKLYPNTLKVTVEERIPFALWQRGTTVSIINEQGDVITDQVDGRYANLLLVVNEGAQKRAGEIIAALDKVPVLRPRVRAAFLVSNRRWDLMLENGITVRLPENGMDVALAELVEMDASTALLTRDIAAVDLRLADRVVVRLTDEAAERRRESLEGKDRVAKRGANT, from the coding sequence TTGCTCTCGCTGAGGCGCAAGGCCAAGGAAGATACTGCTTTTCCGCTCGAGGCGGAGCTCGCACCGCGCGGGCGCGGTGTCGCGCGCCTGCATCAGCGGCCGCTGTGGCGTCAGGCCGGGCGGCTGGCGGAGCTGCCGCGCGGGACGGGATCCGTCGCCGCCGTTGCCTTCCTTGCCGCCACGATCACCTATGGCGTCATTCTCGGCGGCTATGGCCGCATGGTCTCCGAGGCGCTGATCAGCGCCGCCGGGTTCGGCATCGAGACCGTGAAGCTGTCGGGCCAGCGCGAGACCAGCGATTACCAGATCCTCTCGACCCTCGGCATCGAGGACGGGGCGTCGATGGTGATGTTCGATGTCGACGGGGCCCGCGAGCGCCTGACCCAGATCCCGTGGATCAAGTCCGCCTCGGTCATGAAGCTCTATCCCAACACCCTCAAGGTGACGGTGGAGGAGCGCATCCCTTTTGCCTTGTGGCAGCGCGGGACGACGGTCTCGATCATCAACGAGCAGGGTGACGTCATCACCGATCAGGTCGACGGCCGCTACGCCAACCTGCTGCTGGTGGTGAACGAGGGGGCGCAGAAGCGCGCCGGCGAGATCATTGCCGCGCTGGACAAGGTGCCGGTGCTGCGCCCGCGCGTGCGCGCCGCCTTCCTGGTCAGCAACCGCCGCTGGGACCTGATGCTCGAGAACGGCATCACCGTGCGCCTGCCGGAGAACGGCATGGACGTGGCGCTGGCCGAGCTGGTTGAAATGGACGCCAGCACCGCGCTGCTGACGCGCGACATCGCCGCCGTCGACCTGCGTCTGGCGGACCGGGTGGTGGTCCGCCTCACCGACGAGGCGGCCGAGCGGCGCCGCGAAAGCCTCGAGGGCAAGGACCGCGTTGCCAAGCGGGGGGCGAACACATGA
- the ftsA gene encoding cell division protein FtsA, which translates to MSRHGTALYLPRMRPLPGRRAVVMSVLDVGSTKICCLIAKLTPREGSDVLAGRSHAVEVLGYGYQRSRGIKSGVVVDMDAAEQAIRLAVDAAERMAGVTVESVIANVSCGRLQSEIFSATVPLAGESVTEADIQRVLVAGSSHSATEGRAVTHALPISYSLDGNRGIRDPRGMMGLKLGVDMQVVTTEVPPVRNLELCINRGHLQVETLVATPFASGLSTIVDDEAELGVACIDMGGGTTTLSVFVEGQMVHLDAIAVGGQHVTTDIARAFATRLTDAERLKTLHGSALSTSVDDRDMLTIPPVEGEGDLPNQIPRSALTRVIRPRVEEILELVRDRLTASGFAGRVGKQIVLTGGASQLTGLSDVARRIIGRNVRLGRPLGVAGLPEAAKGPAFAASVGLLIYPQVSQIEQFQPKYKRSGWGGNQGYLARVGQWIRESF; encoded by the coding sequence ATGAGCCGTCATGGAACCGCCCTCTACCTGCCGCGCATGCGCCCCCTGCCGGGGCGTCGTGCCGTTGTCATGTCTGTCCTTGATGTCGGCTCGACCAAGATCTGCTGCCTGATTGCCAAGCTGACCCCGCGCGAGGGATCGGACGTGCTGGCCGGTCGCTCGCATGCGGTCGAGGTGCTGGGCTACGGCTACCAGCGCTCGCGCGGGATCAAGTCGGGCGTGGTCGTCGACATGGATGCGGCCGAGCAGGCGATCCGTCTTGCCGTGGATGCGGCCGAACGGATGGCCGGCGTCACGGTTGAATCGGTCATTGCCAATGTGTCCTGCGGGCGACTGCAGAGCGAAATCTTCAGCGCCACCGTGCCATTAGCTGGCGAATCTGTCACAGAGGCAGACATCCAGCGGGTTCTGGTGGCCGGTTCGTCGCATTCCGCAACGGAAGGTCGTGCGGTGACGCATGCCCTGCCGATTTCCTATTCGCTGGACGGCAACCGCGGCATCCGCGACCCGCGCGGCATGATGGGCCTCAAGCTCGGGGTCGACATGCAGGTGGTGACGACGGAAGTGCCGCCGGTCCGCAATCTGGAGCTCTGCATCAACCGCGGGCATCTCCAGGTGGAAACGCTGGTGGCGACGCCCTTCGCCAGCGGCCTCTCGACCATCGTGGACGACGAGGCGGAACTGGGCGTGGCCTGCATCGACATGGGCGGCGGCACAACCACGCTGTCCGTGTTCGTTGAAGGCCAGATGGTCCATCTGGATGCCATCGCCGTGGGCGGGCAGCATGTCACCACCGACATCGCGCGCGCCTTTGCCACCCGGCTCACCGATGCCGAGCGGCTGAAGACCCTCCACGGATCGGCGCTGTCCACCAGCGTCGACGACCGGGACATGCTGACCATTCCGCCCGTCGAGGGCGAGGGGGATCTGCCCAACCAGATCCCGCGGTCGGCGCTGACCCGGGTGATCCGTCCCCGCGTCGAGGAGATCCTCGAGCTGGTGCGGGACCGCCTGACGGCCTCCGGTTTCGCCGGGCGCGTGGGCAAGCAGATCGTGCTGACCGGTGGCGCAAGCCAGCTCACCGGCCTCAGCGACGTGGCGCGCCGGATTATTGGCCGGAACGTCCGTCTGGGCAGGCCGCTCGGCGTGGCGGGTCTGCCCGAGGCAGCCAAGGGTCCGGCCTTCGCCGCGTCCGTTGGCCTGCTCATCTATCCGCAGGTGTCCCAGATCGAGCAGTTCCAACCGAAGTACAAGCGGTCTGGGTGGGGCGGAAACCAGGGATACCTGGCCCGTGTGGGCCAGTGGATCAGGGAAAGCTTCTGA
- the ftsZ gene encoding cell division protein FtsZ, with translation MTINLKMPDIQELKPRITVFGVGGAGGNAVNNMISAGLQGCDFVVANTDAQALAMNHAERLIQMGVAVTEGLGAGSQPEVGCAAAEEVIDEINDHLSGSHMVFITAGMGGGTGTGAAPVIARAARQQGILTVGVVTKPFQFEGARRMRIAEAGIQELQRNVDTLIVIPNQNLFRIANAQTTFADAFAMADQVLYSGVACITDLMVKEGLINLDFADVRSIMRGMGKAMMGTGEASGDKRAQQAAEAAIANPLLDETSMKGAKGLLISITGGNDLTLFEVDEAATRIREEVDSDANIILGATFDESLNGIIRVSVVATGIDKEQTLGNADMNVMTAPRVDSVQKPIVTSAARPVEARPAAPVSSFQQDAASRALASLERELSLPEPTAVAAASDPEVEIKAFRPAPDMMTSKIPATDLGEPVQVPLPAEAPISRPYIPPVAEQPVANPRMPRVEDFPPIAQRELRAQAARVQEPAPQPQMQPEPVQPHLEDDHADERRPMGLLRRLASGLSRHVEPEDVAPEAPVQPRVAAPAAAAPQPQMRPAPRMPQMAPAPRPQMGAAGQLDATGRAPARPHAHSDEDQLEIPAFLRRQSN, from the coding sequence ATGACCATCAACCTGAAGATGCCTGACATTCAGGAGCTGAAGCCGAGGATCACGGTTTTCGGCGTCGGCGGGGCTGGCGGCAATGCCGTCAACAACATGATTTCGGCCGGCCTGCAGGGCTGTGACTTCGTCGTCGCCAACACCGACGCGCAGGCTCTGGCCATGAACCATGCCGAACGCCTGATCCAGATGGGCGTGGCGGTGACCGAAGGCCTCGGCGCCGGGTCGCAGCCGGAAGTCGGCTGCGCGGCCGCAGAGGAGGTGATCGACGAGATCAACGATCACCTGTCCGGCTCGCACATGGTGTTCATCACCGCCGGCATGGGCGGTGGCACCGGCACGGGTGCAGCTCCCGTCATCGCACGGGCGGCCCGCCAGCAGGGTATACTGACGGTAGGTGTGGTCACCAAGCCGTTCCAGTTCGAGGGCGCGCGCCGCATGCGCATCGCCGAAGCCGGTATCCAGGAACTGCAGCGGAACGTCGACACGCTGATCGTCATTCCGAACCAGAACCTGTTCCGCATCGCCAACGCCCAGACGACCTTCGCCGACGCCTTCGCGATGGCTGACCAGGTGCTCTACTCGGGTGTGGCCTGCATCACCGACCTGATGGTCAAGGAAGGCCTCATCAACCTCGACTTTGCCGACGTGCGCTCGATCATGCGCGGCATGGGCAAGGCGATGATGGGCACCGGCGAGGCCTCCGGCGACAAGCGCGCCCAGCAGGCGGCCGAGGCTGCGATCGCCAATCCGCTGCTCGACGAAACCTCGATGAAGGGCGCCAAGGGCCTGCTCATCTCGATCACGGGCGGCAATGACCTGACCCTGTTCGAGGTTGACGAAGCCGCGACCCGCATCCGCGAGGAAGTCGATTCCGACGCCAACATCATCCTGGGTGCCACCTTCGACGAGAGCCTGAACGGCATCATCCGCGTGTCGGTCGTCGCCACCGGCATCGACAAGGAGCAGACCCTGGGAAACGCTGACATGAACGTCATGACGGCTCCGCGCGTGGACAGCGTGCAGAAGCCGATCGTGACGTCCGCGGCCCGTCCCGTGGAGGCGCGTCCTGCCGCGCCGGTGAGCTCCTTCCAGCAGGATGCAGCCTCGCGCGCGCTGGCCAGCCTCGAGCGTGAACTCTCCCTGCCGGAGCCGACCGCCGTTGCTGCCGCCTCCGACCCGGAAGTCGAGATCAAGGCCTTTCGCCCGGCTCCCGACATGATGACGTCGAAGATCCCGGCCACCGACCTCGGCGAGCCCGTCCAGGTGCCGCTGCCGGCCGAAGCGCCGATCAGCCGCCCGTACATCCCGCCAGTCGCCGAGCAGCCGGTCGCCAACCCGCGCATGCCGCGCGTGGAAGACTTCCCGCCGATCGCCCAGCGTGAGCTGCGCGCCCAGGCCGCCCGCGTGCAGGAACCGGCTCCCCAGCCGCAGATGCAGCCGGAGCCGGTCCAGCCGCACCTCGAGGACGATCACGCCGACGAACGCCGCCCGATGGGGCTGCTGCGCCGGCTGGCCTCGGGCCTGTCGCGCCACGTCGAGCCTGAGGATGTCGCCCCGGAAGCGCCGGTCCAGCCGCGCGTTGCCGCACCGGCGGCCGCTGCCCCGCAGCCGCAGATGCGTCCGGCTCCGCGCATGCCCCAGATGGCTCCGGCCCCGCGTCCCCAGATGGGCGCCGCCGGCCAGCTGGACGCGACCGGTCGTGCGCCGGCCCGCCCGCATGCGCACAGCGACGAAGACCAGCTCGAGATCCCGGCGTTCCTGCGTCGCCAGTCGAACTGA